The nucleotide window TAATAAATTTTCGAATCCAAGAATAGTTCTTTCGAATAGGTTTTTACCTTCTAAATGTTCTAGTTTTCCAAAACGAGAAGACAACCAAGGAATAATTGTAAACGAAGCCAAAAGAGATAATAAAGTCGAAATTACTACGGTCATACAGAATTGCGTAATAATATTGGATACCAATCCAGAACTCATTGCAATTGGTAAAAATACCACCACAATTACCAAAGTAATCGAAGTTACGGTTCCTCCAATTTCGGCAGTTCCGTCATAGGAAGCACGGATACGGCTTTTGCCCATTTCCATGTGCCTGTAAATATTTTCCAAAACTACAATCGCATCGTCCACAAGAATACCTACTACTAATGAAAGTCCAAGTAAACTCATTAAGTTCAAAGTATATCCTAAAAGATAAATCCCGATGAAAGTTGCAATTAACGAAGCCGGAATCGATACCATTACAATCAAAGAGTTTCGAACACTATGTAAGAAGAACAACATTACGAATGCTACTAATAATACAGCAAAAAATAAATCATGTAATACAGATTCTGCTGCTTCTAAGGTAAAAATTGTACTGTCTTTGGCCGTTTTTAGTTCTAAATGATTTGATTTATAATCATTCTCTAATTTGGTAATAGTTTTGGCAACCAATTCACTTACTGCTACAGCATTAGCATCTGATTGTTTGATGATTTGTAAAATAATCGCACTTTTTTGATCAACACGGGCAATTTTTTCAGCCAGTTTTTGAGTGTCTTGTACATCGGCAATATCTTGTAAGCGGATTTGAGCTCCATTTGCAGATGAAATTACCAAGTTTCTTAATTCCTCAACGTTTTTGTATTTACCCGCTAAACGAATTAATATTTTTTGGTTTCTGGTTTGGATACTTCCAGTTGGGAAATCCAAATTTGAGGATAAGATAAGTTGTTGCACTTGTGGTACAGACAAACCATATCCCTGCATTTTTTTGGCATCAAGGTTTACTTGAATTTCGCGTTCCTGACCACCAATAATATTTACTTGAGCTACACCTTGAACACGAGACAAAACAGGAGCAATTTTTTTATCGATCAAATCGTAAAAAGCGGCTTCATCCATTTTTCCATTCGCACCAAGAGTAATAATTGGCATATCACTTAATGAGAATTTATTAAGCGAAGGCGTTTTGGCATCATCAGGTAAATCACTAATAATGGCGTTTATTTTTCGTTGCGCATCATTCATAGAAACATCCACTTTGGCATTGGAAGTTAATGTGATGGTTACAACCGAAAGGCTTTCGTATGATTTGGAATCGATTTTTTTGATATTTTCTATAGAAGCAATCGCATCTTCGACTTTTTTAGTAACCGTATTTTCAACCTCACTTGGAGAAGCTCCAGGATAAACGGTTGCAATAGTAATTACATTCATGTCAAACTTAGGGATCAATTCATACCCTAATTGCTTGTAACTGAACAGTCCTCCCAAGATTAGAATTGTAAATAATACAATCACTAACGAAGGACGTTTTATGGATATTTCTGCTAATTTCATTTTTTTCTTTTAAAGAGTGGATAAGTGGCTAGTAATTAGTGATTAGTCACTAGTCCTTAGTCCCTAGTTTTTAGTTTGGCTAATTACTAAAGGCTAATTAATTACTAAGGACTAACAACTAAGGACTATTTTACTTAATAACTTCTACTGCATTTCCGTCCTGAAGGTTGATTTGTCCAGTTGTGATTACTGTTTCACCATTTGATAAACCATTCAAAACCTCAACTTTATCACCCAAAATTCTGCCCGCTGTAACTGTTTTCAATCTAGCGATTCCATTTTCTACAACAAATACTTGGTTACTGCTTACACTTCCTACGAATGCATTTCTTGGAACGGTAGTCATCACTTGTTTTTGTTGTGCCGACTTGAATTCAGCAGTACCATACATACCTGCTTTAAGATCGTTATTGGCATTATTTGTAATTTCAATTTCAACAGGGAAATTCAAATTGCCATCTGCTTTTGCTGCGATGAATGTAATTCTGCCCGAAAAACTTTTATCAGGATAAACACTTGTTGTTACCTCGATTGTGTTTCCAACTCTCAAACTCGCAACTTGGCTTTCGTCAACAGTTACGGTAAGTTTTAATTTTGAAACGTTTACAATTTCGAATAAAGAAGTTGCCGGAGTTGCCGAAATAATAGAACCTGGTTCGATAAATTTCTTATTGATGATTCCGTTTATTGGAGCTTTGATATGAGTGTCGCCAATGTTGATTCTGGATTGTTTGTAATTTGCTTCGGCGTTTGTCAAAGCCACTTTGGATTGATCCAATTGTTGTTTGGTAACTCCTCCGGTTTTATATGCATTTTCAAAACGGCTATAATCCGATTTTGCGTTCATATAAGTCGCTTCGGCAGCTTGAGCATTTACATTAATGGCGTCACCTCTCATGATGGCCAATGTTTGCCCAACGCTTACTCGATCTCCTTCTTTGGCCAAAACCTGAATTATTTTTCCTGATTTTTCTGCAGAAAATGTTAATTCCTGAGTAGGTTCAAAATTTCCGTTTGCGACAAAATCAAGAGAAACTTCTTCGGTTTTAACTTCAGATACTTTTACAGAAACGGCAGCGTTTTTCTCGGCTACAATTGCAATTTTTGCAGCGTTTTCTTTTTTATTTTTATTTAAAGTAAAAGCAATAAGTGTCAATGCTCCCAAAATTACAGCTGCGGTTATTAAATTCTTTTTCATCTTATTATTTATTAGTTTAATAGGGTTTTAAGTTCTCCTTTAGATTTGATTAATGTTATTTCTGCTATTTTGTAGGCCAATACGGCTCTTGTATAGTTGTTTTGTGCTTCGAGTGATGCATTCTCGGCATCCAATAAATCTGTTAATGAAGCTAGTCCTTGCAGGTAATTATTTTTGGTGTTTTTCAAAATTTCACCTGCCAATCGCATGTTCTCT belongs to Flavobacterium gilvum and includes:
- a CDS encoding efflux RND transporter periplasmic adaptor subunit, which translates into the protein MKKNLITAAVILGALTLIAFTLNKNKKENAAKIAIVAEKNAAVSVKVSEVKTEEVSLDFVANGNFEPTQELTFSAEKSGKIIQVLAKEGDRVSVGQTLAIMRGDAINVNAQAAEATYMNAKSDYSRFENAYKTGGVTKQQLDQSKVALTNAEANYKQSRINIGDTHIKAPINGIINKKFIEPGSIISATPATSLFEIVNVSKLKLTVTVDESQVASLRVGNTIEVTTSVYPDKSFSGRITFIAAKADGNLNFPVEIEITNNANNDLKAGMYGTAEFKSAQQKQVMTTVPRNAFVGSVSSNQVFVVENGIARLKTVTAGRILGDKVEVLNGLSNGETVITTGQINLQDGNAVEVIK